The genomic segment GCGGAATTAGTCGCAAAAGTATGGCGGAGCTTGTGATAATTATGATCTTCCACATCGACGGTACGCAGTATTTTCTTGTAGCGGTACTGCATTGTTCGTGGTTCAACAAGCTTGTCCGTTCCCGAAAGGATAAAAGAATCGGCTTGATTTCGGAACATTTCAAAATATTGCATCAGAACATCGGGGATCACAATATCTCTGAAAGAGGTCGCAGACTTCGGAGAAGAAATAACGATTTTTGTTTTTCTGTTGCCGTTTGAGGAACTGATACGCTGAACAGTTCGCCTGATATGCAGTATCTTATGCTGAAAATCGACATCTTCCCACTTCAACCCGCAAAGCTCACCGATACGCAAACCCATAAACAGCGAAAGCAGGATACCAAAAGCGGTAAGCGACATATTCGCTTTCAGGTAGGAAACGAGCTTTTTCTGCTCTGTATCGCTGATCTTCTCGACCTGTTTTCTTTCGGCTTTGGGGAGAACGACATTTTTCAGGGACAGCTTGAAGCCGTATTCCTCCTGAGCATATTTCAGCATTGTTTTAAATACAGTAAATATATCCCTCACATAGCTTGCAGATAACCCGTCTGCGAGCTTTTTATTTATAAAGGCATTTATCCTGCCAGCGGTCAGGTCTGCACAAGGCACATCTCCAAACTCAGGTAGAATATGCTTCTCAAAACTTGTTAATATAGTTTGCAAGCGTGGATTCCTTGACACGGTTTACCACGGCATTCAGCCATTCCCGATATACCTTGCCGACTGTGATATATCTGCACGACAGGAAGCGTGTGGCTATTTCACGCCCTATAAGCACCTTGTTTTCGGCTTCTTCGTAGGTCTTGCCGTAGACATATTGATACTGTGCCTTGCGGTCATCTCCGTATCCAGTGACGAACTTACCCATGTATCGTCCGTCTTTACGCATTATAATGCAAATGCCTTCATTTTCCATTCAGTAACCCTCCATACACTCACAGATGAGCAATCTGCACATCTACGTTGCCCCTGTTGTATACAAACCGCCGATTTTTAACTTGATACTTGCAATTCTACGATATTTTTTGTATAATATCAATATGGGATAGTATGCCATTCATAACTTATATCTGATGAAATTGCGGATTTCGTTNNNNNNNNNNNNNNNNNNNNNNNNNNNNNNNNNNNNNNNNNNNNNNNNNNNNNNNNNNNNNNNNNNNNNNNNNNNNNNNNNNNNNNNNNNNNNNNNNNNNNNNNNNNNNNNNNNNNNNNNNNNNNNNNNNNNNTCGGCTTTTCTGTATTATAGAGCAACTGCGCGCAGTTCTTGCGCTGTATGCGCGCTGAATATGTGAAAAAAGCTACTTACGTTTTATTGCAAGTAGCTTTTATAATACAAAAGGAGCATTGCTCGTGATATGCAATGCTCCTATAATCAACTAAACAGTATTTTCTTACCGATAATATTACCCGTTCCAACAGGTATGATAGTATCTTCTAATTGGAATTTTGATTTTGAAGGGAATTTATCAACTACGATCGCTATGCTGTAACGTGAACGTGTAGCAGCAATATAATATTTTTCAGGACTCCCCAAAGCCTTACCTTTTTGAATATACTCCAAGAATGGTTTATTCGGGAATATTAAAATCCTATCAAAAGTCAAGCCTTTGCACTCTCCAAAATTCATAGAGGATAATCCCAAAGTATCTGTTTTTTTATCGTACCTAAGAACTTGCGGAGAATATTGATCGTAATAATCAGGAATATCAGATTTAAGAATAAGAAATACGCCATCATGCGGTGTAATTGAGGTCATAAATGTTGACATTTCATTACTGCTCGGATAAACATCATTAGCAAATCTACAAATATCCACGTTAAAACGTCTGCTTATATTATTATAAGTTAACTGCGCCGAGTGGCTTTTTTCAAGATTTTTGAAAAACAATTCCATCTTCGCTCCGGAAATGTTTTTATTTTTCTGACCACTGTTTGTTTTGAACGTAGCCTGCTTAGGGTCTCCTACACATACCAAGTTAATTGATGAGGCAGCAATACGCCTTATGATTTCAAGATCGTATCCAGATAAATCCTGAACTTCATCAAAGAAAATGGTATCATAGATTCTCTCAATTCTTTTTATTACTTGACCATTACTTCGGTTATTAAGCTGAACAACCAATTCCGCAGCTTCATTCGCTGTAATGTTATGTCCCACTGTCATATATCTTGCTTTTTGCCCAATACGATGTTTATTGATAAATCCATACATTCGTGAAAAATCAAGGCTCTTAACTTCGTTAATTCCAAAGATATATGTTTGATATGGTTTTATCAGTTCTCTAAGCAAAAAGGAGTATAATGATTCTACGGTTATACGACTATGCATTATGCCATTATTCTGTTTCTTAATTTCAGTCTGTACTGCCTGAACACCTTGATTGGTATAGGAAATAACCGCTACTCGTTTTTTGATATCTGATGATACGATTGACAAGGCTGTTTGACAAATACTCCACGTTTTGCCTGAGCCGGCACATTCTATTTTAATCAA from the Ruminococcus champanellensis 18P13 = JCM 17042 genome contains:
- a CDS encoding tyrosine-type recombinase/integrase, with the translated sequence MQTILTSFEKHILPEFGDVPCADLTAGRINAFINKKLADGLSASYVRDIFTVFKTMLKYAQEEYGFKLSLKNVVLPKAERKQVEKISDTEQKKLVSYLKANMSLTAFGILLSLFMGLRIGELCGLKWEDVDFQHKILHIRRTVQRISSSNGNRKTKIVISSPKSATSFRDIVIPDVLMQYFEMFRNQADSFILSGTDKLVEPRTMQYRYKKILRTVDVEDHNYHKLRHTFATNSAEKGFNVKALSAVLGHSSVTLTLNRYVHPDRTYERRLMNMCMQL
- a CDS encoding UvrD-helicase domain-containing protein, whose protein sequence is MPSMNLIKIECAGSGKTWSICQTALSIVSSDIKKRVAVISYTNQGVQAVQTEIKKQNNGIMHSRITVESLYSFLLRELIKPYQTYIFGINEVKSLDFSRMYGFINKHRIGQKARYMTVGHNITANEAAELVVQLNNRSNGQVIKRIERIYDTIFFDEVQDLSGYDLEIIRRIAASSINLVCVGDPKQATFKTNSGQKNKNISGAKMELFFKNLEKSHSAQLTYNNISRRFNVDICRFANDVYPSSNEMSTFMTSITPHDGVFLILKSDIPDYYDQYSPQVLRYDKKTDTLGLSSMNFGECKGLTFDRILIFPNKPFLEYIQKGKALGSPEKYYIAATRSRYSIAIVVDKFPSKSKFQLEDTIIPVGTGNIIGKKILFS